The nucleotide sequence TACGATTTGCTGGGGCCTGATCAAGAAGCGTTCTTGGCACGATGGGCTGACGAATGGACGGGACAACGTGTGAAGGTCGCGTTATCACAAACGATTTTCTGCAATGCCGCCACTCATGTCGGCGAAAACTTGAAGCGTGGGCGTTACTATCACGACAGCGGTGCGTGGCCGGTCGAGGCACGCAACCGAGCGGTTCGAATCTTGGGTGACTGTGAAGCGTTGTCGATACACGGTGACCAGCACCTGGGTGTTTTGCTGCGGCAAGGCGTCGACGATTTCGATGACGCCGGTTACGCGTTCATGGTGCCGGGAACGGCAAATGGATTCCCTCGTGCTTGGTGGCCGGGCGTGAACAAAGGCCAGCCAGAACCGGGCGGCGATTACACCGGCAAGTTCCATGACGATGCCGGGCACCCGATCCATATCCTGGCGGTCGGCAATCCACAGCCGGGCAGCAACCTGTTGCCAAAAACGACCGACCCCATGGAAATCGGATATCGCAAAGGCAGCGGGTATGGCGTCGTGGATTTCTCCGCCGATCGGCGATCTGCCAAGATTTCCCTGTATCGCTTGGGTGACCAAGAAGAAATGTTCGATGGTTTTCCGCAAACCATTCAAATACGTTCCCGTTCCAACTAAACGGCGAAGCGAGCCCAACCCTCGCTCTGCCAAACGGCTGCGACGTGGAATTCAATAACATTGGCAGCCGCATTGTACTTCTCGTAAATCTAACCTTCCCCCAACCTTTCATCCGAACGTCCCACCTGTGATGAAACAATACTTATTGATGACCTTGGGCCTTTGTTGGGCCGGACTTTGGTTAGGGTTGCCGCCGTGTCATGCCGACACGCGACCCAATTTCGTCTTCATTTTGACCGACGATCAGTCGTACGGGATGATGGGGTGCGACGGCAATCAATTGACTCAAACGCCCAACCTGGACCAGCTGGCGAAAGATGGCGTCTTCTTTGATTCCGCCTATGTTTCCAGTGCGATCTGTACGCCCAGCCGAATATCGATTTTTTTGGGCCAGTTCGAGCGTAAGCACGGTGTGAATTTCAACTCGGGGACCAGTGTCGCGCCGCAAGCTTGGAAGAAGTCGTACCCGGTGCTGTTGCGCGACGCCGGGTATTACACCGGGTACGTCGGCAAGAACCACGCACCGATTGGTGATGGCGGTTATGACAGCGGGCTGATGGAGAAGTCGTTCGACTACTTTTACGCCGGCCATCGGCATTTGACGTTCTATCCCAAGGATCGGCACGCGATCTTTAATGACGCGGCTTTTGATACCCAGGTAGAAATCTTGTCCGAAGGGGCGACGGATTTCTTGTCAAATGAACACCGCTTGGGGCGAGCGATCCGTTTTCTGGACGTTCGGCCGACCGAGCGACCGTTTTGTCTGAGCGTGTGTTTCAACCTACCGCACAATGCGGGTACCGGGTCGATGGCGCTGCGTGATTCGGATGATGAAATTTATAAAACGCTGTATCGAGATCAAGAGATCCCGATGCCGCCGCACTACGTGGCCAAAGCCGATATCAAACAGCCCAAAGTCCCCGCCGACGTCTGGCGAGTGTCGGATCGTCAAACCGGATACGACCACGTTGACAATCCGGACGACAACCGAGAACGAATCATCCGCAAAATGCAGGCGATGACGGGGATCGATCGCATGGTCGGTCAGTTGCGTGAAAAGCTGGCCGAGTTGGACGTGGATCAAAACACCATTTTGGTGTTCGCGTCCGATCACGGATTGTTCATGGGCGAACAGGGCCTTGGTGGCAAAGCACTTTGCTATGAAAAGGTCACGCATATTCCCATGATGATTTACAACCCATTGGCGGAATCGAATGCGCGCGGCCGGCGATGTGATGAACTGGTCCAGACGGTGGACTTGGCCCCGACCATGTTGGACTATGCGGGTGTCGACGTTCCCGAAACGATGCAAGGCAAATCGCTGCGAGGTTTGATCGACCAGGACGGCGACGCGGTTCATGATTACATCTTCACCGAGAACCTTTGGGTTACCCACTTTGGGAATCCCAAGATCGAAGCGGTCCAAGACAAGCGTTGGAAATACATCCGTTACTATCGCAACAATTGCATGTCGGCCGAGGCGAAGATCGGAGCGGCCGCTCAGCTGGGATTGAAGCAGACCGCGGCGCTGTACGGCGTCAGCGATCCGATGATGTTCCACTATCGTGATTTGGTGGAATCTTCGCTGCGTACGCCGTTTCCCGACTACGAAGAACTGTACGACTTGGCCAATGATCCGAGCGAGTTGAACAACCTGGCCGCGGATCCGAAACACGCGCGTCAACTGAATCGACTTCGCAAGGTGTGGCGTCAGAAACTGCGACAGGCTCGTGGCACCGAACCACCGGCGGTGCTGCGTTACACCGACGAAAGCGAACTGGAACGCCAGCTTGCATCGAAACAATCAAAATCTGGTAACCGTTGAACGTGACGAGTGGTCGGCGCAACAGCGATGCCAGCGACTGATACCAATCTTTGACTTTCCCTTCCCACCGCCCCACCGCAGGGACACTGCAATGAATCGCAAGAACGAAGGCTTTCAAGCACACGCGCCGTCGCGCCGTCAGTTTCTGAAGACCGCGTCGGCCGCATCGTTGGCCGCCTGGCCGATCGGATCGACCACCGCAAAAGCGGCTTCGAAGTCCGAGCGTCTGCGGTTTGCATTGATCGGATGCGGTGGCAATGGAACGCGGACGTCGCCGGTGGGGAAGGAGTTTGCCGACTTGGTCGCGTTGTGCGATGTCGATGAAGGTCACCTTCAGCGTGGGAACGAATTGCTGTGTGACGGCAAAGCGGACTTGTATTCGGATTATCAACAGATTCTGCAACGTGACGATATCGACATGGTGCAGATTTCGACGCCCGATCACTGGCACACCAAGATCTTGGTCGAAGCGATGTTGGCGGGCAAAGACGCGTACTGCGAGAAGCCTTTGACGTTGACCATCGATGAAGGCAAGCTGATTCGCAAAGTGCAAAAGGAAACCGGACGCGTCGTCCAAGTCGGCACGCAACAACGCAGCAGCTTTGACAAGTTCAACAAAGCGTTGGCGATCATCGCCGAGGGCCGGTTGGGCACGTTGAAGAAGGTGACCGTGCGGATCAATGCCGGTAGTTGGAGTCCAGAGATTCCGCTGGCTGACGTTCCCAGCGGTTTGGATTGGGATCGTTGGCTGGGTCCGGCACCGAAAGCGGATTACCGCTATTTGAAAACGCCCAACGATAGGTGGTACACCAACGGGCACACACAATTCCGTTGGTGGTATCAGTATTCCGGTGGCAAGCTGACCGACTGGGGCGCCCACCACATCGACATTGGTCTGTTGGGCATTGCCGCGGCCGGCTTGAACGATCAACCCGTTTCTATCAACGGGACCGCGGCTCATGACGTTAAGTTTGTCGACGGGATTCCACAGCAAGACGATCGCTACAACACGGCGCGTGAATTTGATTTGACGGTCCGGTTTGCCGGCGGCGACGTGGAGATGAATATCCGGCACGACGGCGATCGCGGGATTTTGTTCGAAGGCGACCAGGGACGCATCTTCGTCAATCGCGGCAAGTTGGTCGGCAAACCGGTGGAGGACTTGGCACACGACCCGTTGCCCGACGATGCGATCGCCAAGATCTATCGTGGGATGCCGATGGAAGGCAACGATCGGCCGGCGCACTGGGCCAACCTGATTCACTGCATCAACACGCGACAGTTGCCGATCGCCAACGTGCATTCGCATATGCGGTCGCTGCACGTTTGTCACTTGGCCGGGATTTGTTGCCGTCTGGGACGTGAGATCCGGTGGGACCCCGATGCGGAGCGAGTGATCGGAGACGAATTGGCCGACAGCATGCTGGCGCGTCCGTATCGACCGGGCTATGAGATCCAGATGTAGGTGATCGAATCCGCTGCGCCGGCGGAAATGCGGTGCGTGGCCGAACACCAGACGGGTGGTCACCTGGGTCCAAAGTCAGGAAATCTTGGCATTGCTGATCGGGCCGTCATGAACCAAGGGTGGCGGGCCGGTCGTACGGAATTCGGCCGGTCGATCGAGCGATTGTCGATTGCCAGCCATCGGATTTTGCTTGATTCTGCGTCGTTGTTGGCCTGAATTGCCGAAACATGCGGTCGGCGTTAAGGTCCGCCAGACGGACGGTCGCCCGCACTGTGGGGCGAATGACTTCACGCCGACGGCCAAATTCGCCGGGCGACGCACCGCGGATGTGTTTTGCCATACACTGAGGCGTCGGAGCGATCTTTTCACTGCCAATCCATGGAACACGTCAAGGATATTGCATGGCCGCTGATGCCGATCACGGCGGGACCGTCAACGGTGGACCGCCGCAAGACGACGCCGCTTTGGGGACAGATGATGCGAAGCGGTTGTCGGAAGCTCGGGAGAGGATCCGTCAACAACTGGGCAAAATCATCGTCGGACAGGACGATGTCATCGAAGAAATCTTGATCGGGCTGTTCAGCCGCGGTCACGTATTGCTCGAGGGTGTGCCTGGTTTGGCCAAGACGCTGATGATCAGCACGTTGGCACAGACGTTGGACCTCAGTTTCAGCCGGATCCAGTTCACCCCCGACTTGATGCCCGCCGACGTCACGGGCACCGAAATCATCGAAGAAGATCGGAATTCTGGGCATCGCGAATTGCGGTTCATGAAGGGGCCGCTGTTTGCCAACGTCGTGTTGGCGGACGAAATCAACCGGACGCCGCCCAAGACGCAGGCGTCGTTGTTGGAAGCGATGCAGGAACGTCAGGTCACCGTGGGGCGGACGCGGCACCCGCTGGACAATCCGTTCTTTGTCTTGGCGACCCAAAACCCGATTGAACAGGAAGGCACCTATCCGCTGCCCGAGGCGCAGCAGGACCGGTTCATGTTCAAAATCTTCGTCGAGTATCCCAGCTTTGACGAAGAATTCGAAGTCGCCCGGCGAACGACCGGAATGAACGATCAGGACGTCCAACCGGTGATGGCGGCCGAAGAAATCATTCGTCTGCAAGACCTGGTGCGTCGCGTCCCGGTCAGCGATCACGTCATTCGATACGCACTGTCGCTGGTCCGTCAAACGCGGGTCGGCAGCGACGGCGTGCCGGACTTTGTCGACGAATTGGTCGGCTGGGGTGCCGGCCCGCGGGCGGTCCAGTTTTTGATTCTGGGCGGAAAGGCCAGGGCATTATTGCAGGGCCGATTCCACGTCCAAATCGAAGACATCCAAGCGTTGGCCAAACCGGTGCTGCGTCACCGCATGGTGGTCAACTTCGCCGCCGAAAGCGAAGGCATCGGCAGCGACGAAGTCATCGATCGGATCATTGACGCCACGCCCACCACCGAAGACGCCCTGTCACGCGATGCCCGGTTCCAAAAGATATTTGCGTCCTGAGGTTACCGGTCGCATCCGCCGCTTGGAGTTGACGGCTCGTCGGGTCGTCGAAGGCTTCCTTAGCGGCATGCACCGCAGCCCCTACTTCGGTCAATCGATCGAGTTTCTGCAGCACCGGCAATACGTGCCCGGTGACGAGATTCGGCACATCGATTGGAAGGTGTACGCGCGGCAGGACCGGTTGCACATCAAGCAATACGAAGAAGAAACCAACCTGCGGTTGCAGTTGGTCGTCGACCGTTCGGCCAGCATGGCGTACGGCGATGGCGATTCGAACAAGTTTGATTATTCCGCGTCGATCGCCGCATCACTGGCGTACTTGGCGCTTCGGCAAAAGGACGCGACGGGCCTGTACACCTTCGACACCGCGGTCCGCGACAGCATCACCGCGCGCAGCAACCAACAACAGCTTGCCCGCATGTTGGCGTTGTTGGAATCGGTGGGGGCCGACGGACGGACCGATTTAAAATCGGTGGCCATGGAAATTGCACAAACAATCCCTCGGCGCGGTTTGGTCGTGGTGATCAGTGATTTGCTGGGCGTCGATTCACTGTTGGAAGGGCTTCAGGTTTTCCGTGCCCGCGGTCACGACGTCGCGTTGTTCCATGTGCTGCATGACCACGAAGTCGACTTTCAATTCGACGGGGCGACGCGATTCGAAGGCTTGGAGACCGACCAAATTCTGAACTGCAACCCGCGGGCACTGCGGGAAGGTTATCTGGAGGCGCTCAACGAGTTCCTGGAGTCCACCCGCCGGGCTTGTGGCCGGTTGCAGATCGATTACATGCTGACACGCACCAGCGAACCGTTAGATGCAGTGCTGGCCAAGTTTTTGTCGACGCGTTTAAGGTTGCCCAACTTGCGCAAGTAAATTTCGCCGCCCGGTCGAAGGGTTTTTGATTCGGCCGCCCGACCCTTTGATTGGTTTTTACCCCACGTCTTCCTTTTTCCGTTAAGTCTTCGACTTGTTTCTGTTTCCCGTCCTGACGATCGGTTTTCTGTTTGTCGCGGTGCCGCTGTTGGTCCACCTGATCAACATGCTGCGCCATCGCCGACAACCGTGGGCGGCGATGGACTTTTTGTTGGCCAGTTATCGCAAGCAACGCAAATGGGTGGTGTTGCGGCAACTGTTGTTGTTGCTGTCGCGTCTGGCCCTCGCAGCCTTGCTGATCGCCTTGTTGGCCGGTTGGACCGGCGGCGGCAAGCTGATGCAAATGCTGGGCGGCAAAACGGTTCACCACGTCGTGCTGTTGGATGACAGCTATTCGATGGGAGATGCCAGCGGCAACACGACCGCCTATCAGTCGGCGTTGCAAACGCTGCAGGACTTGACCCGCCAATTGGCTCAGGAAGACGGCGAACACCGTTTGACCGTGATGCGATCCAGCCGCGCGGCACTGGCGACACGAGGCGGGATCCAGCGGGGTGATACGGCGGCGGATTTGTCGTCGCAAACGATCACCGGCGATTCGCGTTTGATCCGACGTGTGATGGCGACGGCGGCATCACCGCTGCGGACCGACATGACTGCGGCGGTGGAGATGGCCGCCCAGTTGTTGGAAAACGATTCGGCCGATGAACGACACGTCTACTTGTTAAGCGATTTTCGGCGTCGCGATTGGTCGGCGCCGGAGCGTTTGACTCAACAGCTTCGTCGGATCGACGGCGATGCAGAAATTCGGCTGGTCGATTGTGCCGGTGCGGCGGCAGGCAACTTGGCAATCACCGAACTGTCACCCCAGCAAGACGTCTGGGTCGCGGGCGTTCCAGTGGTGATCCGGGCCAAAGTCAAAAATTATGGCAGCGGTCCGGTCAACAACGTGACGATCGGGGTGCGGATGGTTTTGTACGGCGACGACGTCACGACACCCGAACCCGGATTGCCACAAAGCGGTCGTGTCGAATCGTTGCCCGCAATTGTGATCGAATCGCTTCAAAGTGGCGAAGAAGTCACCAAGACCTTTCAAGTCTTTGTCGCGCAACCGGGGACTCATGCGATCGAAGCTTGGTTGCCCGAGGATGCTTTGGCGATCGACAACCGCCGCATCTGCACGTTGCCGTTATCCGAAACGCAAAAGGTTCTGGTCATCGACGATGATCCCGACGGCCGCGGTGCCTATCACGTCGGATCGGTTCTGAATCCCGGCGGCCAAGTCAATATCGGTGCGGTTCCGCAAGTCGAAGCCTCCAGTTTCCTGCGATCGATCACGCCGGAATCGTTGGCGGAGTTTCGAGCGGTCTATCTGATCGATGTTCCGACAATCGGCGAAGGTGCCGCCGCGGCGCTGGACCAGTATGTCCGCAGCGGTGGCGGGCTGGCGTGGTTCTTGGGCGAATCGGTCGATCGAACGGTGTACAACCAAACCTTGGTGTCGGCGGATCGACGGTTATTGCCGGCTCCGTTGCTGCAAATCCAACCGCTGCGTGATCGCCCCGATGGCGTGACGGCGGATGTGCGGATGGATGATTCGTCGGATCTGTTGCGTCCGCTGGCATCCGCCGGTGACGGCGTGTTTTCCTTGGTCCGGTTCAGCGATTCTTGGTTGCTGGACTTGAAAGAGAACGACCCAAACGACACGGGCATTACGACAGACGTGGTGTCAGGCGATGTGGCCGAAGCAACCACCACCGAGTCCGAAAACCCTGTGATGGGACCGGTGCGAGTTCCGCTGCGACGCACCGATGGTGTACCGGTGGTGATGCAACATGATTACGGCCGTGGCCGTGTCGTGACCGTCGCCGCGGGACTGGACGGACAATGGACCAACTGGACGGGTGATCCGACCTTTGTGGTGTTCTTGTTGCAAACCAATGCGTATTTGTGGAGTGCCGCGTCGCCTCCAACGGCTCGGTCGGTCGACGACCCGATGCGTGTTTCCTTGCCCGCTGATCGATACGCCCCTGTGTTGACTTGGTTGCCGGCCAACGAACCCCCGCGATTGCCGATCGAACTGTCCCGTGATGACCTTGCCGAAGATGATTCGACCGATGCGGGCTCCGGTGCAGCATCTGGTGACGGTGACGGACAACAAACGCTGGAACTCGATCCGGTCGGTGCGATCGTCGACGGCCGTGTCGATGTGACGGATCTGATGCGTCCCGGTTTGGGCGAATGGATGCTGACGGCGCTGGACGGCCAAACGGAAATGCGGCCGGTGGCGACGACGATCCGAGTGGGCGAAAGCGATTTGCAACGCAGCAAGCATGCCGAGGTCTTGCGTGACTTGCAGCCGGTCGATGCGGAGTTCATCGATCGAGGACGTTGGAATGACCAGACACGCCAAGCGGGCAGTTCGTTGGTGTCGCTGGTGTTGTTGGGATTGTTGGCATTGGTATTTGCGATCGAACAGGCCCTGGCGTACTGGGCCAGCTATCACGCGGCGGCCCCATCGTCGATCAAGAGTGGTCGGCGTGGCGGCGGCGTGGGAAGCGCCGCGCCGTCCTGGTCGGATCGATCGACAACAGGTTCGGAAGCGAACGGTGATTTGACGGGGGATCGCGTCGGATGATCGGACAAGTGGCGGACCGAAGCGAAGTCGTTTACGAATTCATGCGAGCCCGATCGCTGGACGGGTGGTGGATTTGGGCCGTGGTCGTCTTGGGCGTGATCGCCCTGCTGACGCTGTGCGTGCGTTTTTATCGACGTGACATCGTGGAAATTTCACGGCCGGTCGGCTGGACGCTGATGCTGTTGCGTTTGACGGCCGTGATCGCGCTGGTGTTCTTTTTCTTCGATCTGCAACGTCGAACGCAGCGGGTGGTGACGCGGCCCAGCGAAGTCGTCCTGATGGTCGACACCAGCCAAAGCATGTCGCTGGCCGGCGGCATCGATCCGGGATCGCCCAGTCGGGTGCAGTTGGCCGAAACCCTGCTGGATGATTCGCCGTTATTGACACAGATGCGCGATGAACATCGCGTCAGCGTTTACGGGTTTGATGCGGAATCAGAACCAACGCTTTGGATGTCCACCGACACGGCGGATCAATCTTTGGATGCCGATTCGGCGGCACGGACGCAGCCGGACACCGCGGACGAAACGGTTTCAGCGACCGCACGCCGGATAGCCTGGTTCGGCGGATTCGCGATCGCGGTCGGCTTGTTGCTGGCGTTGATTTCCTTGGCCATTGGTGCCACCGGACGTGGACAATCGGTCGGCTGGTTCCTGGTCACATCCGCCAGTTGTCTGTTGATCGGCGGGGTTTCGTTGGGCAGCGTTTATTGCGTGCAAAGCCCGGCACCGCTGGCGTCGATTCTGGGTTTGTCGGGGCCCTCGGATGCCGACGATACGACCGAGGATGCGGAGTCGACCGAGGCCCCGGGACAGGGACCGTCGGGCGTGGCGGACTGGGAGAATCAGGTGGCCGCCGTCGGCAGCGAAAGCCGCATCGGGGACGCGATCCGCACGGTCCTGACCGATCACGAACCCAGCACGTTGGCCGGGATCGTCGTCATGACCGATGGCCAGAATAACGGCGGCGTGGACTTGGGCAGTGCAACGGCACTGGCGCGACGTGCCGGGGTTTCGGTGTACCCGGTCGGCTTGGGCAGCAGTCGTCCGGCGACCAACGTTCGCGTGGTCGATCTGGATGCCCCCAAACGTGTCTATCCGGGCGACAAGTTTGCCATTTCGGCGGTGCTGCAGGGCAGCGGCGCACGTCCGATCGAAGTCGAGGTTCAGTTGCTGGACGGACTGGATCAAACCGCCGCCAACAACGACGGCAATGCGTCGACCGATAGCAGCGGCGATACGGCTGTCGATTTGCCGTCCAACGTGATCGACAGCCGGCGTGTGACTTTGCCGGTGGACGGGACGTTGTCGGGCCTGCGTTTCGAAATGGAACCTGAATCGGTTGGCCGGCGTCGCGTGGCGGTACGCATCGTTGCACCGGAGGGTGACACGAACGTGCGTGATGACGCCCAGGCGGCGCGATACGAGGTCGTGTCGCGTAAGTTGAAAGTGATGACGGTCGCCGGTGGGCCGACCCGCGAGTATCGCTTTGTGCGGAACTTGTTGTACCGGGACAAATCGGTGGAACTGGATGTTTGGCTGCAGACCGGACAACCCGGCATGAGCCAAGACGCGGACCTGGTGTTGACGAGCTTTCCCGAAACGCCGGAAGACTTGTTCGAATATGACGCGATCATCATGTTCGACCCCGATTGGCGATCTTTCGATGCGGCATCGTTGCAGGTGATCGAACGTTGGTTGGCCGAACAGGCCGGTGGGCTGATCTTGGTCGCTGGTCCGGTTTATCACCCGATGTTTTTCCGCGGCCGAACCGATCCCCGCATCAGCACCGTGCGAGGGTTCTTTCCGGTCGATCTGGCCACACGCGGTGCTTTGCTGGGCGGTGGTCGCCAGGGCGGTGACGATGCTTGGCCGCTAGACTTCACGCCGGACGCGCAACGAGCGGAATTCTTGTGGATTGATCAAGACCCGACGTCCAGCTTTCAAATCTGGGACGAATTCGATGGCGTCTATGACTTTGTGGGTGTCAAAGGACTGAAGCCGGGGGCGAAAGCGTATTCACGATTTTCCGATCCGACCACGCGTGTCGGTGACGAGTTGCCGGTCTTCATGGCGTCACAGTTTTACGGTTCGGGTCGAACGTATTTTCAGGCCAGCGGTGAAATGTGGCGATTGCGGCAAGCCAGCGACGCCTACTTTGATCGCTATTACACCCAACTGATTCGCTGGGCCAGCGAAGGGCGGTTGCTGCGTGACAGCAATCGCGGCGTGCTGTTGGTCGACAATTCCAAAGCGATGGTGGGCGATACCATCGCGATCCGCGCGGTGTTGACCGACGACCAATTCGAACCGTTGCAGGTGCCCAAGGTTCCCGTGAAGGTATTGACGCCCGGTGGCACCGTGATGGATTTAGATTTGACGCCGACGCCGGGCCAACCGCGTCCGGGAACCTATGGCGGACGGCTGATCGTGCGCGAAGCTGGCGGATACGAAATCCGATTGACGTTGGGCGATGTTTTGGCCGAACAGGTGCTGCGGCAAAGCGTTCAGGTGCGGTTGCCAACCGTTGAACTGGAGCGACCGCGGCGAAACGATGACGGATTGACGTCGTTGGCGGATCTGACCGCCGGCCGCTTTTTCCCATTGGATGATCCCGCGTCGACCAACACGGTGGCTGATGAATTGGTGCGTGTCATTCGGCCTCAACCACAGACCACGGTCTTGCCCGGTAATACCGACCAAGACTTTACGCGACGCCGAAACGCCGCATTGATGTGGCTGATCGCGACGTTTTTGACTTTTGAATGGGTGACCCGCCGGCTGCACCGTCTGGCATGACGACCCTTTGCCGACTGTTCTTTTTTGACCGCTGTTTGACCTTGATCCAACGCCGCAACGACTGAATCCAACTTCCATGTCTTCCGTACGTTCCCTTGACCCGAAACTGGCTTCGCTGATCGATCAATTGCGATCGCGAATCCGCCGGTACGTGGCTTGGGATGCGTTGCTGGCGGCATTGGTCATCGTGTTGGCCGGATTTTGGATCGGCTTGGCATTGGATTACCTGCCGGTGAAGCTGGGCGGGACGGAAATGCCGCGGTCGGCGCGGATGTTGTTGCTGATTGCCATCGGCGCGTTGTTGTTGTTCGTGGTGTTGCGGCTGTTGATCGGTCGTTTGTCGCGTCCCTTGCCCGATGACAGTTTGGCGTTGTTGATCGAACGCAAGCATCCATCGTTGGGCGGACGGCTGGTCACGGCGGTGCAGTTGACGCGACCGGGGCGCCAGGGTGATTCGCACGATGACCGTTTGCTGGGACGTGTGCATCGTGAAGCGGTGGCCGGTGTCGACGACGTGGATCTGGGATCGGTATTCCAGTGGCGACCATTGCTGCGAAAATTCGGCGTGCTGCTGCCGTTGGTCTTGGCCGCATTGTTGCTGTTGGTGATCAGTCCCCAGACCGCTTGGACCGCCGCGTCGCGGTTGATGTTGTTCAGCGACCAGCCGTGGCCGCGACGTGCATCTTTGGAAATGGTCGGGGTGGAATTGCCGCGAATCACCGCGGGCGAACAAGACGACGTGGAACCGCTGTTCGTCGAATTCGATGGCACGACGGTTCGGCTTCCCCGCGGTAGCGATCCGGTGCTGCGTATTCGTGCCAAGGCGGACGATGACGCGATCGTGCCGGATGTGTGTACGGCGTATTACCAAACCGACGCCGGCACGCGTGGCCAAGCCAACTTGCGTCGTGTCGGTCGTCAACGTGATGGGTACCAAGCGTTCTTATTGGACGGTCCGCCACTGGCCGGGCTTAGCGAGTCGATGTCGATCTCCATTCGCGGATTGGATGATCGCTTGGACGGGTACCGCATCGAAGCCGTCACGCCGCCGGCGGTCAAGCAGTTGGATGTACAGATTCGCTATCCCGATTATTTGCGTGGTGACCTGCCCCAGGGCGAACAGGTCATCGACCGTGACACGCCGTATCAGGCAGGGTTGCGGATTCGCGAAGGCAGTCGAGTTCGAATCACCGCGCATGCGAGTTCGCCGATCGGGGCCATCGACCACCAGGTCACCCAAAGTGGTCAAGTCGTCCCGGGGATTGCGCCGCAAATCGTCGACGATGCGATGTCGGCCAGCTTGTCGATCGATCATTTCGATGAAGCAACGACGGTCAAACTGGTGCCCATCAGCGATGACGGCATCAGCGCCCAAGCACCCTATCGCTATTTCTTTGGCGTCATTCGTGACCAACCGCCCGAGGTCTCGTTGAAGCTGCCGGGAATCGGGTCTGCCGTGACGCCCATCGCCCGATTGCCGATCGCGGTCCAGGCGACGGACGATTACGGGATCGACCAAAGCACCGTCGACTTGGTCGTGTCGTCACCCGAAGCGTCGGGGACAACGAACGAACCGCTGTCTGTTTTCCAGCCCGCGCCGGATCGCGACGGACGCAGCGAAGGTGCGATCGATTTGCGTGATCTGGCCGACCAAGGAACGATCGAAACGCTGCAACCCGGCGGATCGATCAGCGTGTATGCCGAGGCGACCGACGCCTACGATCTGGACGGCCGTCACGTGTCACAAAGCGAGATGTTTCGCTTGCAGATCGTCACCCCGGAAGACTTGTTGGCACTGCTGGAGCGGCGTGAACTGGGGTTGCGGGCACGGTTGGAACAAACGATCGACGAAACCCAAACACTTCGCGATGGTTTAGCACGACTGGAAATGCCCGGCGACTCGGTGTCCGGCACGCCCGGGGATTCCGACGAACAGGCTTCGCCGGATCGTCAACGGCAGATTTTGCGGCTTCGTATCCAGCAAGCGGCATTGCAAGCGTCCAAGAGCAGCGAGGAATTAAATGGTATCGTCGCGGCCCTGGGTGATTTGCTAGAAGAAATGGTGAACAACCGTGTCGATTCAGTCGACCGGCGGCAGCGCATCGGCCAGTCCGTCCGCGATCCACTGCGGTCAGTGGTGGACAATGAAATGCAACGTCTGTCGGCTCGGATCGCCGAATTGATGTTGGCCGCCGAAGCGAAAGACGGTGCGGCC is from Crateriforma conspicua and encodes:
- a CDS encoding polyketide synthase, with the protein product MSSVRSLDPKLASLIDQLRSRIRRYVAWDALLAALVIVLAGFWIGLALDYLPVKLGGTEMPRSARMLLLIAIGALLLFVVLRLLIGRLSRPLPDDSLALLIERKHPSLGGRLVTAVQLTRPGRQGDSHDDRLLGRVHREAVAGVDDVDLGSVFQWRPLLRKFGVLLPLVLAALLLLVISPQTAWTAASRLMLFSDQPWPRRASLEMVGVELPRITAGEQDDVEPLFVEFDGTTVRLPRGSDPVLRIRAKADDDAIVPDVCTAYYQTDAGTRGQANLRRVGRQRDGYQAFLLDGPPLAGLSESMSISIRGLDDRLDGYRIEAVTPPAVKQLDVQIRYPDYLRGDLPQGEQVIDRDTPYQAGLRIREGSRVRITAHASSPIGAIDHQVTQSGQVVPGIAPQIVDDAMSASLSIDHFDEATTVKLVPISDDGISAQAPYRYFFGVIRDQPPEVSLKLPGIGSAVTPIARLPIAVQATDDYGIDQSTVDLVVSSPEASGTTNEPLSVFQPAPDRDGRSEGAIDLRDLADQGTIETLQPGGSISVYAEATDAYDLDGRHVSQSEMFRLQIVTPEDLLALLERRELGLRARLEQTIDETQTLRDGLARLEMPGDSVSGTPGDSDEQASPDRQRQILRLRIQQAALQASKSSEELNGIVAALGDLLEEMVNNRVDSVDRRQRIGQSVRDPLRSVVDNEMQRLSARIAELMLAAEAKDGAADGSNPNNETTEPESSDDTAANDTAADDTAGSGPSDRQAVQARQAAVQAADQALLQLSAILEKMLDLESYNEILDMVRGLIDDQEQLLEETKEQQKARIKSFFD